From a single Callithrix jacchus isolate 240 chromosome 5, calJac240_pri, whole genome shotgun sequence genomic region:
- the KCNJ12 gene encoding ATP-sensitive inward rectifier potassium channel 12 isoform X1 — protein MTAASRANPYSIVSSEEDGLHLVTMSGANGFGNGKVHTRRRCRNRFVKKNGQCNIEFANMDEKSQRYLADMFTTCVDIRWRYMLLIFSLAFLASWLLFGIIFWVIAVAHGDLEPAEGRGRTPCVMQVHGFMAAFLFSIETQTTIGYGLRCVTEECPVAVFMVVAQSIVGCIIDSFMIGAIMAKMARPKKRAQTLLFSHNAVVALRDGKLCLMWRVGNLRKSHIVEAHVRAQLIKPRVTEEGEYIPLDQIDIDVGFDKGLDRIFLVSPITILHEIDEASPLFGISRQDLETDDFEIVVILEGMVEATAMTTQARSSYLANEILWGHRFEPVLFEEKNQYKIDYSHFHKTYEVPSTPRCSAKDLVENKFLLPSANSFCYENELAFLSRDEEEEADGDQEGRSREGLSPQARHDFDRLQAGGGALEQRPYRRESEI, from the coding sequence ATGACTGCGGCCAGCCGGGCCAACCCCTACAGCATTGTGTCATCAGAGGAGGACGGGCTGCACCTGGTCACCATGTCAGGCGCCAATGGCTTTGGCAACGGCAAGGTGCACACGCGGCGGAGGTGCCGGAACCGCTTCGTCAAGAAGAACGGCCAGTGCAACATAGAGTTCGCCAACATGGACGAGAAGTCACAGCGCTACCTGGCCGACATGTTCACCACCTGTGTGGACATCCGCTGGCGCTACATGCTGCTCATCTTCTCGCTGGCCTTCCTCGCCTCCTGGCTGCTGTTTGGCATTATCTTCTGGGTCATCGCCGTGGCCCACGGTGACCTGGAGCCGGCTGAGGGCCGTGGCCGCACGCCCTGTGTGATGCAGGTGCATGGCTTCATGGCGGCCTTCCTCTTCTCCATCGAGACGCAGACCACCATCGGGTACGGGCTGCGCTGTGTGACGGAGGAGTGCCCAGTGGCCGTCTTCATGGTGGTGGCCCAGTCCATCGTGGGCTGCATCATCGACTCCTTCATGATCGGCGCCATCATGGCCAAGATGGCGAGGCCCAAGAAGCGGGCACAGACGCTGCTGTTCAGCCACAATGCTGTGGTGGCCCTGCGCGATGGCAAGCTCTGCCTCATGTGGCGCGTGGGCAACCTGCGCAAGAGCCACATCGTGGAGGCCCACGTGCGGGCGCAGCTCATCAAGCCGCGGGTGACTGAGGAGGGCGAGTACATCCCACTGGACCAGATCGACATCGATGTGGGCTTCGACAAGGGCCTGGACCGCATCTTTCTGGTGTCACCCATCACCATCCTGCACGAGATTGATGAGGCCAGCCCGCTGTTTGGCATCAGCCGGCAGGACCTGGAGACTGACGACTTTGAGATCGTGGTCATCCTGGAGGGCATGGTGGAGGCCACAGCCATGACCACCCAGGCCCGAAGCTCCTATCTGGCCAATGAGATCCTGTGGGGCCACCGCTTTGAGCCTGTGCTCTTCGAGGAGAAGAACCAGTACAAGATCGACTACTCGCACTTCCACAAGACCTATGAGGTGCCCTCCACCCCCCGCTGCAGCGCTAAGGATCTGGTGGAGAACAAGTTCCTGCTGCCCAGCGCCAACTCCTTCTGCTACGAGAATGAGCTGGCCTTCCTGAGCCGtgacgaggaggaggaggcggacgGAGACCAGGAGGGCCGAAGCCGGGAGGGCCTCAGCCCCCAGGCCAGGCATGACTTTGACAGACTCCAGGCTGGTGGCGGGGCCCTGGAGCAGCGGCCCTACAGACGGGAGTCAGAGATCTGA
- the KCNJ12 gene encoding ATP-sensitive inward rectifier potassium channel 12 isoform X2: protein MTRWTSLQAPGPHKSSPCQLVASRRRLSAPALAASLWRVQESGAEPPSQHSLTGAPYRRLPTSWPRQKQCPPFQPWVPAPQNHGAVLPGASLGASQGPRDPGMTAASRANPYSIVSSEEDGLHLVTMSGANGFGNGKVHTRRRCRNRFVKKNGQCNIEFANMDEKSQRYLADMFTTCVDIRWRYMLLIFSLAFLASWLLFGIIFWVIAVAHGDLEPAEGRGRTPCVMQVHGFMAAFLFSIETQTTIGYGLRCVTEECPVAVFMVVAQSIVGCIIDSFMIGAIMAKMARPKKRAQTLLFSHNAVVALRDGKLCLMWRVGNLRKSHIVEAHVRAQLIKPRVTEEGEYIPLDQIDIDVGFDKGLDRIFLVSPITILHEIDEASPLFGISRQDLETDDFEIVVILEGMVEATAMTTQARSSYLANEILWGHRFEPVLFEEKNQYKIDYSHFHKTYEVPSTPRCSAKDLVENKFLLPSANSFCYENELAFLSRDEEEEADGDQEGRSREGLSPQARHDFDRLQAGGGALEQRPYRRESEI from the exons ATGACCCGCTGGACATCCCTCCAGGCCCCAGGGCCACACAAATCCAGCCCCTGCCAGCTGGTGGCCTCACGACGGCGTCTGAGTGCCCCGGCCCTGGCTGCTTCCCTCTGGAGGGTCCAGGAATCTGGGGCTGAGCCCCCTTCCCAGCACAGCCTCACGGGTGCTCCCTACCGTCGGCTCCCTACTTCCTGGCCCAGGCAGAAGCAGTGCCCGCCATTCCAGCCctgggtcccagctcctcagaatcatg GAGCTGTCCTGCCTGGAGCCAGCCTGGGGGCAAGCCAGGGCCCCCGAGACCCCGGGATGACTGCGGCCAGCCGGGCCAACCCCTACAGCATTGTGTCATCAGAGGAGGACGGGCTGCACCTGGTCACCATGTCAGGCGCCAATGGCTTTGGCAACGGCAAGGTGCACACGCGGCGGAGGTGCCGGAACCGCTTCGTCAAGAAGAACGGCCAGTGCAACATAGAGTTCGCCAACATGGACGAGAAGTCACAGCGCTACCTGGCCGACATGTTCACCACCTGTGTGGACATCCGCTGGCGCTACATGCTGCTCATCTTCTCGCTGGCCTTCCTCGCCTCCTGGCTGCTGTTTGGCATTATCTTCTGGGTCATCGCCGTGGCCCACGGTGACCTGGAGCCGGCTGAGGGCCGTGGCCGCACGCCCTGTGTGATGCAGGTGCATGGCTTCATGGCGGCCTTCCTCTTCTCCATCGAGACGCAGACCACCATCGGGTACGGGCTGCGCTGTGTGACGGAGGAGTGCCCAGTGGCCGTCTTCATGGTGGTGGCCCAGTCCATCGTGGGCTGCATCATCGACTCCTTCATGATCGGCGCCATCATGGCCAAGATGGCGAGGCCCAAGAAGCGGGCACAGACGCTGCTGTTCAGCCACAATGCTGTGGTGGCCCTGCGCGATGGCAAGCTCTGCCTCATGTGGCGCGTGGGCAACCTGCGCAAGAGCCACATCGTGGAGGCCCACGTGCGGGCGCAGCTCATCAAGCCGCGGGTGACTGAGGAGGGCGAGTACATCCCACTGGACCAGATCGACATCGATGTGGGCTTCGACAAGGGCCTGGACCGCATCTTTCTGGTGTCACCCATCACCATCCTGCACGAGATTGATGAGGCCAGCCCGCTGTTTGGCATCAGCCGGCAGGACCTGGAGACTGACGACTTTGAGATCGTGGTCATCCTGGAGGGCATGGTGGAGGCCACAGCCATGACCACCCAGGCCCGAAGCTCCTATCTGGCCAATGAGATCCTGTGGGGCCACCGCTTTGAGCCTGTGCTCTTCGAGGAGAAGAACCAGTACAAGATCGACTACTCGCACTTCCACAAGACCTATGAGGTGCCCTCCACCCCCCGCTGCAGCGCTAAGGATCTGGTGGAGAACAAGTTCCTGCTGCCCAGCGCCAACTCCTTCTGCTACGAGAATGAGCTGGCCTTCCTGAGCCGtgacgaggaggaggaggcggacgGAGACCAGGAGGGCCGAAGCCGGGAGGGCCTCAGCCCCCAGGCCAGGCATGACTTTGACAGACTCCAGGCTGGTGGCGGGGCCCTGGAGCAGCGGCCCTACAGACGGGAGTCAGAGATCTGA